In Topomyia yanbarensis strain Yona2022 chromosome 2, ASM3024719v1, whole genome shotgun sequence, one DNA window encodes the following:
- the LOC131685477 gene encoding interference hedgehog-like isoform X4, with protein MFPIIDSRVVVVDNLPSVENGMSHRSDPASCLRQHVTERIADQRHCLLRRRIVHRSAVAHRCSLLIALVLSCPLLVLALPHSSHHSPSSSSSSSTLASTSSSSGGSAGSSSTKSLGVYMIRSPESTTAPAGDEVLFECELNLIPERLEWRFRAQESQGSRDDYVYLNKNGHNVTTVEGNSKLHVYVNVKTIGEYQCVAWFGASAIASIPARLTLASISLDSSISSSGGYASYGPIRGSSISDVHSGRTDRVPTMMRRVLSPIQQQHLKISPGNSIIIKCGEVISNPPAIWSYYKDEVAIPASTPQLPSGGLILPQLTPQDSGTYRCSAVNSITGNELKLPQKTTILVEFTPRSSPRAIYKPQNVSATPGSTVLLECTGVANPIPKPSWSRRDGLPIGDHSQVLPYGLQINGVVPEDQGEYACRLDNGVEPALVHTIKLTVLELPQIIEPPRPTLTNESESLELQCIAKGSPTPDIYWMINGDYTKWDRLIKSNGSKLFIKSVEKKHAGIVQCFARNEVGEVSESSLLQVNPKQIPGGIGSPPLGSVPSGSKFGNEHNGKRQKGGKKHKHLIMIPPSRPNITRLSDESVMVRWSVPSSDGLPIQFFKVQYRMLGDPSKNIARTQWMTENEDISPFTRSYEVNNLKSDHYYRFRIVAVYSNNDNKEGAASGKFHLQRGSQLGLAKSHLLAPTLTRIEPVSQHAIVLHWQFPQHLPHPIDGFYAYYRPATTAGEYSKATVDTPTARHFKIDHLEPGTAYEFKLQSFTAAAASDFSAILTGKTLKPPTPPPIVPSVVAASEANNGTGEVPNYVYMGVGGFVIVLGGIILLCCCCVACKKKRGPGVDESDAKSHIQVEQNGFPGSISNGGPRSHHHKSRNGISARMNITPNPLAQDGDKRECSRIVM; from the exons ATGTTTCCTATCATCGATAGccgcgtcgtcgtcgtcgataATTTGCCCTCAGTTGAAAACGGAATGTCACACAGGTCAGACCCTGCCAGCTGCCTGCGGCAGCATGTGACAGAAAGAATAGCAGATCAAAGGCACTGTTTATTGCGACGACGAATAGTCCATCGTTCAGCGGTAGCTCATCGGTGCTCCCTGCTCATAGCTCTAGTATTAAGTTGTCCCCTGCTAGTACTAGCTTTGCCGCACTCTTCGCATCATTCTCCTtcttcgtcgtcgtcgtcgtcaacGCTGGCGTCCACGTCGAGTAGTAGCGGTGGATCCGCTGGCAGTAGCAGTACAAAAAGTTTAGGTGTTTACATGATCCGATCGCCGGAATCGACGACGGCACCAGCCGGCGATGAAGTACTCTTCGAGTGCGAACTGAATTTGATACCTGAGAGACTAGAGTGGCGGTTTCGGGCCCAGGAGAGCCAGGGAAGTCGCGATGATTACGTCTACCTTAATAAGAAT GGTCACAACGTGACAACCGTCGAAGGAAACTCGAAGCTACATGTGTACGTTAACGTCAAGACAATCGGTGAGTATCAGTGCGTTGCGTGGTTCGGGGCTTCGGCGATCGCCTCCATACCGGCGAGGTTAACCCTCGCCTCAATCAGTCTGGACTCTAGTATTAGCAGTAGTGGCGGCTACGCCAGTTACGGTCCGATCCGAGGCAGCAGTATTAGCGACGTCCACAGCGGGCGAACCGATCGTGTACCGACCATGATGAGACGGGTACTTTCTCCGATCCAGCAGCAACATCTGAAAATCTCCCCGGGAAATAGTATTATCATCAAGTGTGGAGAAGTAATCTCCAATCCTCCAGCTATCTGGAGTTACTACAA AGACGAAGTAGCGATTCCCGCCAGTACCCCTCAGCTACCATCCGGTGGACTGATTCTACCCCAACTAACGCCACAAGACTCCGGAACGTATCGCTGTTCAGCCGTCAATTCAATCACGGGTAACGAACTAAAACTGCCACAGAAAACTACAATTCTCGTAGAATTCACCCCTCGATCATCACCGAGAGCGATCTACAAACCGCAAAACGTATCCGCAACACCGGGTTCTACCGTCCTACTGGAGTGCACCGGAGTGGCAAACCCCATCCCCAAACCATCCTGGTCACGTAGGGATGGTCTTCCCATCGGAGATCATTCGCAAGTTCTACCCTACGGCCTACAAATCAACGGTGTCGTTCCGGAAGATCAAGGGGAATATGCGTGTCGCTTGGACAACGGTGTAGAACCTGCCCTCGTACACACCATCAAACTGACCGTGCTGGAGCTCCCACAGATCATCGAACCCCCGCGACCAACCCTAACCAATGAAAGCGAAAGTCTCGAACTGCAGTGCATTGCCAAGGGTTCCCCAACTCCGGACATTTACTGGATGATAAACGGTGACTACACCAAATGGGATCGACTGATCAAATCAAACGGTTCCAAACTGTTCATAAAATCGGTCGAGAAGAAACACGCCGGAATTGTTCAGTGCTTCGCTAGGAACGAAGTAGGCGAGGTCAGCGAGAGTAGCCTTCTGCAGGTTAATCCGAAACAGATTCCCGGCGGGATTGGATCACCTCCTTTAGGCTCCGTACCTTCCGGTTCCAAGTTCGGAAACGAACACAACGGTAAACGGCAGAAGGGTGGAAAGAAACACAAACACC TAATCATGATTCCACCATCCCGACCGAACATCACCCGGCTATCGGACGAATCGGTCATGGTTCGCTGGTCGGTTCCATCCAGCGACGGGCTCCCGATTCAGTTCTTCAAGGTTCAATATCGTATGCTGGGTGATCCATCGAAAAACATCGCCCGAACCCAATGGATGACGGAGAACGAAGACATTTCCCCCTTCACTCGATCGTACGAGGTCAACAACCTCAAGTCCGACCATTACTACCGATTCCGCATAGTCGCGGTGTATTCCAACAACGATAACAAAGAAGGTGCCGCTTCCGGAAAGTTCCATCTGCAGCGAGGATCTCAGTTAGGACTCGCCAAGAGTCACCTCCTGGCACCGACGCTAACCCGTATCGAACCTGTTTCGCAGCACGCCATCGTCCTGCACTGGCAGTTCCCGCAGCATCTTCCCCATCCGATTGATGGATTCTACGCGTACTATCGACCCGCCACCACAGCTGGAGAGTACTCGAAAGCTACGGTAGATACTCCGACGGCTCGCCATTTTAAGATCGATCATCTAGAACCGGGAACGGCATACGAATTCAAACTGCAATCGTTTACGGCGGCGGCCGCGTCCGATTTCAGTGCGATCCTAACCGGAAAGACGTTGAAACCTCCAACGCCTCCTCCTATTGTCCCATCGGTTGTGGCCGCCTCCGAGGCGAACAACGGAACCGGAGAAGTTCCAAACTACGTGTACATGGGTGTCGGCGGGTTCGTCATAGTGCTAGGAGGAATCATTCTACTGTGCTGTTGCTGTGTGGCGTGTAAGAAAAAGCGTGGTCCAGGTGTTG ACGAATCAGACGCCAAATCACACATTCAAGTTGAACAGAATGGTTTCCCCGGGTCGATCAGCAACGGCGGTCCCCGGTCCCATCACCACAAAAGCCGGAACGGTATCAGCGCCCGGATGAATATCACGCCCAATCCGCTGGCTCAAGACGGAGATAAG
- the LOC131685477 gene encoding interference hedgehog-like isoform X3, producing MFPIIDSRVVVVDNLPSVENGMSHRSDPASCLRQHVTERIADQRHCLLRRRIVHRSAVAHRCSLLIALVLSCPLLVLALPHSSHHSPSSSSSSSTLASTSSSSGGSAGSSSTKSLGVYMIRSPESTTAPAGDEVLFECELNLIPERLEWRFRAQESQGSRDDYVYLNKNGHNVTTVEGNSKLHVYVNVKTIGEYQCVAWFGASAIASIPARLTLASISLDSSISSSGGYASYGPIRGSSISDVHSGRTDRVPTMMRRVLSPIQQQHLKISPGNSIIIKCGEVISNPPAIWSYYKDEVAIPASTPQLPSGGLILPQLTPQDSGTYRCSAVNSITGNELKLPQKTTILVEFTPRSSPRAIYKPQNVSATPGSTVLLECTGVANPIPKPSWSRRDGLPIGDHSQVLPYGLQINGVVPEDQGEYACRLDNGVEPALVHTIKLTVLELPQIIEPPRPTLTNESESLELQCIAKGSPTPDIYWMINGDYTKWDRLIKSNGSKLFIKSVEKKHAGIVQCFARNEVGEVSESSLLQVNPKQIPGGIGSPPLGSVPSGSKFGNEHNGKRQKGGKKHKHLIMIPPSRPNITRLSDESVMVRWSVPSSDGLPIQFFKVQYRMLGDPSKNIARTQWMTENEDISPFTRSYEVNNLKSDHYYRFRIVAVYSNNDNKEGAASGKFHLQRGSQLGLAKSHLLAPTLTRIEPVSQHAIVLHWQFPQHLPHPIDGFYAYYRPATTAGEYSKATVDTPTARHFKIDHLEPGTAYEFKLQSFTAAAASDFSAILTGKTLKPPTPPPIVPSVVAASEANNGTGEVPNYVYMGVGGFVIVLGGIILLCCCCVACKKKRGPGVDESDAKSHIQVEQNGFPGSISNGGPRSHHHKSRNGISARMNITPNPLAQDGDKLRNQRECSRIVM from the exons ATGTTTCCTATCATCGATAGccgcgtcgtcgtcgtcgataATTTGCCCTCAGTTGAAAACGGAATGTCACACAGGTCAGACCCTGCCAGCTGCCTGCGGCAGCATGTGACAGAAAGAATAGCAGATCAAAGGCACTGTTTATTGCGACGACGAATAGTCCATCGTTCAGCGGTAGCTCATCGGTGCTCCCTGCTCATAGCTCTAGTATTAAGTTGTCCCCTGCTAGTACTAGCTTTGCCGCACTCTTCGCATCATTCTCCTtcttcgtcgtcgtcgtcgtcaacGCTGGCGTCCACGTCGAGTAGTAGCGGTGGATCCGCTGGCAGTAGCAGTACAAAAAGTTTAGGTGTTTACATGATCCGATCGCCGGAATCGACGACGGCACCAGCCGGCGATGAAGTACTCTTCGAGTGCGAACTGAATTTGATACCTGAGAGACTAGAGTGGCGGTTTCGGGCCCAGGAGAGCCAGGGAAGTCGCGATGATTACGTCTACCTTAATAAGAAT GGTCACAACGTGACAACCGTCGAAGGAAACTCGAAGCTACATGTGTACGTTAACGTCAAGACAATCGGTGAGTATCAGTGCGTTGCGTGGTTCGGGGCTTCGGCGATCGCCTCCATACCGGCGAGGTTAACCCTCGCCTCAATCAGTCTGGACTCTAGTATTAGCAGTAGTGGCGGCTACGCCAGTTACGGTCCGATCCGAGGCAGCAGTATTAGCGACGTCCACAGCGGGCGAACCGATCGTGTACCGACCATGATGAGACGGGTACTTTCTCCGATCCAGCAGCAACATCTGAAAATCTCCCCGGGAAATAGTATTATCATCAAGTGTGGAGAAGTAATCTCCAATCCTCCAGCTATCTGGAGTTACTACAA AGACGAAGTAGCGATTCCCGCCAGTACCCCTCAGCTACCATCCGGTGGACTGATTCTACCCCAACTAACGCCACAAGACTCCGGAACGTATCGCTGTTCAGCCGTCAATTCAATCACGGGTAACGAACTAAAACTGCCACAGAAAACTACAATTCTCGTAGAATTCACCCCTCGATCATCACCGAGAGCGATCTACAAACCGCAAAACGTATCCGCAACACCGGGTTCTACCGTCCTACTGGAGTGCACCGGAGTGGCAAACCCCATCCCCAAACCATCCTGGTCACGTAGGGATGGTCTTCCCATCGGAGATCATTCGCAAGTTCTACCCTACGGCCTACAAATCAACGGTGTCGTTCCGGAAGATCAAGGGGAATATGCGTGTCGCTTGGACAACGGTGTAGAACCTGCCCTCGTACACACCATCAAACTGACCGTGCTGGAGCTCCCACAGATCATCGAACCCCCGCGACCAACCCTAACCAATGAAAGCGAAAGTCTCGAACTGCAGTGCATTGCCAAGGGTTCCCCAACTCCGGACATTTACTGGATGATAAACGGTGACTACACCAAATGGGATCGACTGATCAAATCAAACGGTTCCAAACTGTTCATAAAATCGGTCGAGAAGAAACACGCCGGAATTGTTCAGTGCTTCGCTAGGAACGAAGTAGGCGAGGTCAGCGAGAGTAGCCTTCTGCAGGTTAATCCGAAACAGATTCCCGGCGGGATTGGATCACCTCCTTTAGGCTCCGTACCTTCCGGTTCCAAGTTCGGAAACGAACACAACGGTAAACGGCAGAAGGGTGGAAAGAAACACAAACACC TAATCATGATTCCACCATCCCGACCGAACATCACCCGGCTATCGGACGAATCGGTCATGGTTCGCTGGTCGGTTCCATCCAGCGACGGGCTCCCGATTCAGTTCTTCAAGGTTCAATATCGTATGCTGGGTGATCCATCGAAAAACATCGCCCGAACCCAATGGATGACGGAGAACGAAGACATTTCCCCCTTCACTCGATCGTACGAGGTCAACAACCTCAAGTCCGACCATTACTACCGATTCCGCATAGTCGCGGTGTATTCCAACAACGATAACAAAGAAGGTGCCGCTTCCGGAAAGTTCCATCTGCAGCGAGGATCTCAGTTAGGACTCGCCAAGAGTCACCTCCTGGCACCGACGCTAACCCGTATCGAACCTGTTTCGCAGCACGCCATCGTCCTGCACTGGCAGTTCCCGCAGCATCTTCCCCATCCGATTGATGGATTCTACGCGTACTATCGACCCGCCACCACAGCTGGAGAGTACTCGAAAGCTACGGTAGATACTCCGACGGCTCGCCATTTTAAGATCGATCATCTAGAACCGGGAACGGCATACGAATTCAAACTGCAATCGTTTACGGCGGCGGCCGCGTCCGATTTCAGTGCGATCCTAACCGGAAAGACGTTGAAACCTCCAACGCCTCCTCCTATTGTCCCATCGGTTGTGGCCGCCTCCGAGGCGAACAACGGAACCGGAGAAGTTCCAAACTACGTGTACATGGGTGTCGGCGGGTTCGTCATAGTGCTAGGAGGAATCATTCTACTGTGCTGTTGCTGTGTGGCGTGTAAGAAAAAGCGTGGTCCAGGTGTTG ACGAATCAGACGCCAAATCACACATTCAAGTTGAACAGAATGGTTTCCCCGGGTCGATCAGCAACGGCGGTCCCCGGTCCCATCACCACAAAAGCCGGAACGGTATCAGCGCCCGGATGAATATCACGCCCAATCCGCTGGCTCAAGACGGAGATAAG